One stretch of Mastomys coucha isolate ucsf_1 unplaced genomic scaffold, UCSF_Mcou_1 pScaffold12, whole genome shotgun sequence DNA includes these proteins:
- the Donson gene encoding protein downstream neighbor of Son isoform X1, whose product MAVSVPGYSPSFKRPPEIVRLRRKRSRDHGAAVPSALPEPAPRRAALAAGLPLRPFPTAGGRGGAAATIARRNPFARLDNRPRVADEAREEPLRGPQGAPGPLLDSNEENNLLWEEASSQERTGTELSQSQRVSSSESDTWSSDELPVDWSVKTRLLFTSSQPFFWAEHLKAQEEAQGLVQHCRATQVTLPQSLQDPKLSTALRCAFQQALVYWLHPAFSWLPLFPRIGADRKMAAKTSPWSADETLQHALMSDWSVSFTSLYNLLKTKLCPYFYVCSYQFTVLFRAAGLAGSSVVTALISPTTRGLREAMRNEGIEFSLPLLEESGHKKKVREPSLEYEEEQAGSDEDEEESFSWLEEIGVQDQIKKPDVISIKLRKEKQEVQMDHRPESVVLVKGLNTFKLLNFLINCKSLVAPSGAQAGLPPTLLSPVAFRGASMQMLKARSINVKTQALSGYRDKFSLEITGPVMPHALHSMTMLLRSSQRGSFSAGLYAHEPTAVFNIGMSLDKELDRKVAHKDLANCGLHPKTLEQLSQMPVLGKSSLRNVEMSDYILNWRS is encoded by the exons ATGGCTGTCTCGGTGCCCGGCTACTCGCCTAGCTTCAAGAGGCCACCTGAGATCGTGCGGCTCCGCCGGAAAAGGTCTCGGGACCACGGTGCCGCCGTGCCCTCTGCACTGCCGGAGCCCGCGCCCCGCCGCGCCGCGCTGGCCGCTGGGCTGCCCTTGCGCCCCTTCCCGACCGCGGGCGGCCGAGGAGGCGCAGCCGCGACCATCGCCCGCAGGAACCCTTTCGCCCGCCTGGACAACCGGCCGCGAGTCGCTGACGAGGCCCGCGAAGAGCCGCTCCGCGGTCCTCAGGGAGCGCCGGGCCCG CTTCTAGAttctaatgaagaaaataacttGCTGTGGGAGGAGGCGTCATCTCAGGAAAGAACTGGCACGGAACTGTCCcag AGTCAACGTGTATCGTCGTCTGAATCAGACACTTGGTCTTCAGATGAGTTACCTGTGGACTGGAGTGTTAAAACCCGGCTCCTCTTCACCTCTTCTCAGCCCTTCTTCTGGGCAGAGCATTTGAAAGCACAGGAAGAAGCCCAAGGACTTGTCCAGCATTGTAGGGCAACACAAGTTACTTTACCCCAGAGTTTACAG GATCCCAAACTGTCCACTGCGCTGCGCTGTGCCTTCCAGCAGGCTCTGGTCTACTGGCTTCACCCTGCCTTTTCATGGCTGCCACTCTTCCCTCGAATTGGAGCTGATAGGAAAATGGCTGCAAAGACAAGTCCATGGTCAGCTGATGAAACTCTACAACATGCTTTAATGAGTGACTG GTCCGTGAGTTTCACGTCTCTGTATAACCTGCTGAAGACAAAGCTTTGTCCCTATTTCTATGTCTGCTCCTATCAATTCACTGTCCTGTTCCGGGCAGCAGGACTGGCGGGAAGTAGTGTGGTGACAGCGCTCATATCCCCTACAACAAGAGGCTTAAGAGAAGCGATGAGAAATGAAG GTATTGAATTTTCTCTGCCCTTACTAGAAGAAAGTGGCCATAAGAAGAAAGTTCGAGAACCAAGCCTGGAATATGAGGA GGAGCAGGCAGGCAGTGACGAAGATGAAGAGGAAAGTTTTTCTTGGCTGGAAGAGATAGGCGTGCAAGACCAAATTAAGAAGCCAGACGTGATCTCTATCAAGCT AcgtaaagaaaaacaggaagtacAAATGGATCACCGACCTGAGTCTGTCGTACTGGTGAAAGGACTCAACACCTTCAAACTGCTCAATTTTTTGATCAACTGCAAGAGTTTGGTTGCTCCCTCAGGTGCACAGGCAGGTCTCCCACCCACTCTCTTATCCCCAGTAGCCTTCCGAGGAGCCTCAATGCAAATGCTTAAG GCACGAAGCATTAATGTGAAGACACAAGCTCTTTCAGGATACAGAGATAAGTTTAGTTTGGAGATCACAGGTCCTGTCATGCCTCATGCTTTGCATTCTATGACCATGCTGCTCCGGTCTTCACAGAGAGGGTCATTCTCTGCTGGATTGTATGCACATGAGCCAACTGCCGTATTCAATATTGGCATGTCACTGGATAAAGAGCTGGATAGA AAAGTTGCTCATAAGGACCTTGCTAACTGTGGGCTGCACCCTAAAACCCTGGAGCAGCTCAGTCAAATGCCAGTGCTGGGGAAGTCATCCTTACGGAATGTGGAAATGAGTGACTACATTTTAAATTGGAGATCCTGA
- the Donson gene encoding protein downstream neighbor of Son isoform X2, whose translation MAVSVPGYSPSFKRPPEIVRLRRKRSRDHGAAVPSALPEPAPRRAALAAGLPLRPFPTAGGRGGAAATIARRNPFARLDNRPRVADEAREEPLRGPQGAPGPLLDSNEENNLLWEEASSQERTGTELSQSQRVSSSESDTWSSDELPVDWSVKTRLLFTSSQPFFWAEHLKAQEEAQGLVQHCRATQVTLPQSLQDPKLSTALRCAFQQALVYWLHPAFSWLPLFPRIGADRKMAAKTSPWSADETLQHALMSDWSVSFTSLYNLLKTKLCPYFYVCSYQFTVLFRAAGLAGSSVVTALISPTTRGLREAMRNEGIEFSLPLLEESGHKKKVREPSLEYEEEQAGSDEDEEESFSWLEEIGVQDQIKKPDVISIKLRKEKQEVQMDHRPESVVLVKGLNTFKLLNFLINCKSLVAPSGAQAGLPPTLLSPVAFRGASMQMLKRGSFSAGLYAHEPTAVFNIGMSLDKELDRKVAHKDLANCGLHPKTLEQLSQMPVLGKSSLRNVEMSDYILNWRS comes from the exons ATGGCTGTCTCGGTGCCCGGCTACTCGCCTAGCTTCAAGAGGCCACCTGAGATCGTGCGGCTCCGCCGGAAAAGGTCTCGGGACCACGGTGCCGCCGTGCCCTCTGCACTGCCGGAGCCCGCGCCCCGCCGCGCCGCGCTGGCCGCTGGGCTGCCCTTGCGCCCCTTCCCGACCGCGGGCGGCCGAGGAGGCGCAGCCGCGACCATCGCCCGCAGGAACCCTTTCGCCCGCCTGGACAACCGGCCGCGAGTCGCTGACGAGGCCCGCGAAGAGCCGCTCCGCGGTCCTCAGGGAGCGCCGGGCCCG CTTCTAGAttctaatgaagaaaataacttGCTGTGGGAGGAGGCGTCATCTCAGGAAAGAACTGGCACGGAACTGTCCcag AGTCAACGTGTATCGTCGTCTGAATCAGACACTTGGTCTTCAGATGAGTTACCTGTGGACTGGAGTGTTAAAACCCGGCTCCTCTTCACCTCTTCTCAGCCCTTCTTCTGGGCAGAGCATTTGAAAGCACAGGAAGAAGCCCAAGGACTTGTCCAGCATTGTAGGGCAACACAAGTTACTTTACCCCAGAGTTTACAG GATCCCAAACTGTCCACTGCGCTGCGCTGTGCCTTCCAGCAGGCTCTGGTCTACTGGCTTCACCCTGCCTTTTCATGGCTGCCACTCTTCCCTCGAATTGGAGCTGATAGGAAAATGGCTGCAAAGACAAGTCCATGGTCAGCTGATGAAACTCTACAACATGCTTTAATGAGTGACTG GTCCGTGAGTTTCACGTCTCTGTATAACCTGCTGAAGACAAAGCTTTGTCCCTATTTCTATGTCTGCTCCTATCAATTCACTGTCCTGTTCCGGGCAGCAGGACTGGCGGGAAGTAGTGTGGTGACAGCGCTCATATCCCCTACAACAAGAGGCTTAAGAGAAGCGATGAGAAATGAAG GTATTGAATTTTCTCTGCCCTTACTAGAAGAAAGTGGCCATAAGAAGAAAGTTCGAGAACCAAGCCTGGAATATGAGGA GGAGCAGGCAGGCAGTGACGAAGATGAAGAGGAAAGTTTTTCTTGGCTGGAAGAGATAGGCGTGCAAGACCAAATTAAGAAGCCAGACGTGATCTCTATCAAGCT AcgtaaagaaaaacaggaagtacAAATGGATCACCGACCTGAGTCTGTCGTACTGGTGAAAGGACTCAACACCTTCAAACTGCTCAATTTTTTGATCAACTGCAAGAGTTTGGTTGCTCCCTCAGGTGCACAGGCAGGTCTCCCACCCACTCTCTTATCCCCAGTAGCCTTCCGAGGAGCCTCAATGCAAATGCTTAAG AGAGGGTCATTCTCTGCTGGATTGTATGCACATGAGCCAACTGCCGTATTCAATATTGGCATGTCACTGGATAAAGAGCTGGATAGA AAAGTTGCTCATAAGGACCTTGCTAACTGTGGGCTGCACCCTAAAACCCTGGAGCAGCTCAGTCAAATGCCAGTGCTGGGGAAGTCATCCTTACGGAATGTGGAAATGAGTGACTACATTTTAAATTGGAGATCCTGA